From a single Xiphophorus maculatus strain JP 163 A chromosome 5, X_maculatus-5.0-male, whole genome shotgun sequence genomic region:
- the LOC102232425 gene encoding tripartite motif-containing protein 16-like, translated as MAQARVQQDQERFSCSICWDLLKDPVTTSCGHSYCMSCIKDHWDVEDQKGIHSCPQCRKTFNRRPDLQKNTLLAELVEDLKKTGLRHAPADHCYAGPGDVACDVCTGRKMKAVKSCLSCLASYCLRDLQPHYDAPPLKKHKLIPPTKRLQENLCSRHDEVMKIFCRTDQQSICYLCTMDEHKGHETVPAAAERTGKQKELQVRRQQIQQRIQNREEDMKLLQQEVEVINVSADKTVEDSEKIFTELMHLLQKRSSEVKQRIRSQQETEVNRVKDVQEKLEQEISELKRKDAELEQLSHTEDHNQFLLNYPSLPALSESTHSSSIDIRPLRHFEDVTAAVSELREKLQDNLRDMRTNVPLTVPLVDVLLSEPEPKTRNDFLKYSKRITLDPNTANNFLLLSEGNKKVTLVEEDQFYFDHPDRFTNCTQILSRESLTGRCYWEVEWSGTEVDLAVSYKSISRSEGDCDFRNTDKSWTLYCHKQIYMFFHNRVETRMSVPVSSRVGVYVDHRAGVLSFYRVSGTMTLLHRVQTCFTEPLHAGVGFYSYGDSVTFIEV; from the coding sequence ATGGCGCAAGCAAGGGTTCAGCAGGATCAGGAAAGGTTCTCCTGTTCCATCTGTTGGGATCTCCTGAAGGATCCGGTGACTACATCctgtggacacagctactgCATGAGCTGTATTAAAGACCACTGGGATGTAGAGGACCAGAAGGGAATCCACAGCTGTCCTCAGTGCAGGAAGACTTTCAATCGCAGACCTGACCTCCAGAAAAACACCCTGTTAGCAGAGTTAGTGGAGGACCTGAAGAAGACTGGACTCCGACATGCTCCGGCCGACCACTGTTATGCTGGACCTGGAGATGTGGCCTGCGATGTCTGCACTGGGAGGAAGATGAAAGCTGTCAAGTCCTGTTTATCCTGTTTGGCCTCCTACTGCCTGAGAGACCTCCAACCTCACTATGATGCTCCGCCTTTGAAGAAGCATAAACTGATCCCCCCGACGAAGAGGCTCCAGGAGAACCTCTGCAGTCGTCATGACGAGGTGATGAAGATCTTCTGTCGTACTGATCAGCAGTCCATCTGTTACCTCTGCACTATGGATGAACATAAAGGCCATGAAACAGtgccagctgcagcagaaaggactgGAAAGCAGAAGGAGCTCCAGGTGAGGCGACAACAAatccagcagagaatccagaacagagaggaagacatgaagctgcttcaacaggaagtggaggtcATCAATgtctctgctgataaaacagtggaggacagtgagaagatcttcactgagctgatgcatctcctccagaaaagaagctctgaggtgaagcagcggatcagatcccagcaggaaactgaagtgaatcgagtcaaagatgttcaggagaagctggagcaggagatcagtgagctgaagaggaaagacgctgagctggagcagctctcacacacagaggatcacaaccagtttctcctcaactacccctcactgccagcactcagtgagtctacacactcatccagcatcgacatccgtcctctgagacactttgaggacgtgacagcagctgtgtcagaaCTCAGAGAGAAGCTACAGGACAACCTGAGGGACATGAGGACAAATGTCCCACTGACAGTCCCCCTGGTGGATGTTCtcctgtcagaaccagaacctaaGACCAGGAATGACTTCttgaaatattcaaaaagaatcactctggatccaaacacagcaaacaactTTCTGTTGTTATCTGAGGGAAACAAGAAAGTGACTCTAGTGGAGGAAgaccagttttattttgatcatccagacagattcaCCAACTGCACTCAGATCCTCAGCAGAGAGAGTCTGACTGGgcgctgttactgggaggtggagtggaGCGGGACGGAAGTCGATTTAGCAGTTTCATACAAGAGCATCAGCAGGTCGGAAGGTGACTGCGATTTTCGAAACACTGACAAATCTTGGACATTATATTGTCACAAGCAAATCTACATGTTTTTTCACAACAGAGTAGAAACTCGAATGTCAGTTCCGGTTTCGTCCAGAGTAGGAGTGTACGTGGATCACAGAGCCGGCGTTCTGTCTTTCTACCGCGTCTCTGGAACCAtgactctcctccacagagtccagacctgcTTCACTGAGCCGCTGCATGCTGGAGTTGGGTTTTATAGTTATGGAGACTCTGTTACGTTTATTGAAGTGTAA
- the fgfbp2 gene encoding fibroblast growth factor-binding protein 2, which produces MRTGMKVAMLPLLLVAAVCGSNPHSNDSSNDSKQPQQQSSVWDHTVRFTTKIKDSCTMGVSAAGNFTRLRVSCRSPSQATGRSYYCDFQGQPNQCGAYNKNPRHYFVQMTWELRKLKNACQGAKIYRPHMCRKYSDETQMTFMTSWPKTSAPKSAKPGQEQRKPAAPAVQNKPTGTHQPTKLQPQPAKPLPGRGSQGKRSTPKPAKTAPRPTEEPASRASRLATEYCWKSFHGLCSYVIGWFQN; this is translated from the coding sequence ATGAGGACTGGGATGAAAGTCGCGATGTTGCCGCTGCTTTTGGTGGCAGCTGTTTGCGGATCCAACCCCCATAGCAACGACAGCAGCAACGACAGCAAACAGCCACAGCAGCAGTCCAGCGTCTGGGACCACACCGTCAGATTCACCACCAAGATAAAGGACTCATGCACCATGGGGGTGTCCGCAGCGGGAAACTTCACCCGTCTGCGTGTCTCCTGCAGATCCCCGAGCCAGGCTACGGGGCGCTCCTACTACTGTGACTTCCAGGGCCAACCGAACCAATGTGGAGCCTACAACAAGAACCCTCGGCACTACTTCGTCCAGATGACGTGGGAGCTGAGGAAGCTGAAGAACGCCTGCCAGGGGGCCAAAATCTACCGCCCTCATATGTGCAGGAAGTACTCTGATGAGACTCAGATGACCTTTATGACCTCCTGGCCCAAGACTTCAGCTCCAAAGTCTGCAAAGCCCGGTCAGGAGCAACGCAAACCAGCGGCGCCAGCAGTGCAGAACAAACCCACCGGCACCCATCAGCCCACAAAGCTGCAGCCTCAGCCAGCTAAACCTCTGCCAGGCAGAGGCTCCCAGGGCAAGAGAAGCACCCCCAAGCCGGCAAAGACCGCTCCCCGTCCCACCGAGGAGCCGGCGTCTAGGGCATCCCGCCTCGCCACGGAGTACTGCTGGAAGAGCTTCCATGGCCTCTGCAGCTATGTCATCGGCTGGTTCCAAAACTGA